One Anolis carolinensis isolate JA03-04 chromosome 5, rAnoCar3.1.pri, whole genome shotgun sequence DNA segment encodes these proteins:
- the LOC134299498 gene encoding uncharacterized protein LOC134299498 translates to MEKDMVLHTKRQKQKFDKCRKQQPKPELDKSRTIINLTDRQLTEDQVSILEKGGNFAVTTTRIPVENIIANVESAIYQLPEEEAEEVRMETARILRNAKLPPSNITRKERQAIKDLNSDPEIIILPADKGNATVIMETKQYKEKIRQLLDPTIYKKLKQDPTNKITRKTNTLIKNSSINFDIRQQLCKSEALPPRLYGLPKIHKDSIPLRPIVSAIGSPTYNLAKFLATQLQTHIGLTAHYIKDSTHFIEKISNLNLSTKDILISFDVVSLFTKVPVADTLTLIKQNFPEDITALFHHCLTTSYFQWDTGFYEQKDGVAMGSPLSPVVANFYMEYFEKQALETAPKKPTVWFRYVDDTFTIWSHGEEELSKFLDHLNSIHPNIQFTMEKEKEGKLPFLDVLVIRKPNQQLGHTVYRKPTHTDRYLHKNSNHHPSQKRSTIKALTDRAQRICEPHLLQGELNHLNWALQANGYSTTDIRRAARPRTSHESQDKDPPRGKVFLPYIKGTTDRIGKLMKKHNLQTIYRPTKKIQQMLRSAKDKRDPLSSAGVYRIPCSCGQVYIGTTKRSAQTRVKEHERHCRLIQPEKSAIAEHLMNQPGHRILFENTKMLDHSNNYHVRLHREAIEIHKHVDNFNRKEETMKMNKIWLPVLQNSKIRTVNKKQYSENRGFPDMNQPRAVNDSKQRMPQRQEEDSR, encoded by the coding sequence atggagaaagacatggttctccacaccaagagacaaaaacaaaaatttgacaaatgccgtaagcaacagccaaagccagaactggataaatcacggaccatcatcaacctgacagacagacaactcactgaagaccaagtatccattctagaaaaaggaggaaattttgcagtcaccaccaccaggatcccagtagaaaacatcattgccaatgttgaatcagcaatttaccagctccctgaggaagaagcagaggaagtaagaatggaaacagcaaggatcctgagaaatgcaaaactcccccccagcaacataacgagaaaagaaagacaggccatcaaagatctcaactcagatcctgaaatcatcattcttccagctgacaaggggaatgccacagtaatcatggaaacaaaacaatacaaagaaaaaatcagacaacttctagatcccacaatttacaagaaactgaaacaagaccccactaacaaaatcaccagaaaaacgaacactctaatcaagaactcctccattaactttgacatacgccaacagctgtgcaaatcagaagccctcccacccaggctttacggactccccaaaatccacaaggactccatcccactcagacccattgtaagtgccattggatcgccgacttacaacctggcaaaatttctggctacacagctacaaacccacattgggctcactgcacattatatcaaggactctacacactttatagaaaagatcagcaacctcaatctaagcaccaaggacatcctgatcagctttgatgtggtgtccctttttaccaaagtcccagtagctgacaccctcacactaatcaaacaaaacttcccagaagacatcacagccctgtttcaccattgcctcaccactagctactttcagtgggacactggattctatgaacagaaggatggagtggccatggggagccctctcagcccagtagtagcaaatttctatatggaatactttgaaaaacaggcccttgaaacagcaccaaaaaagccaactgtttggttcagatacgtagatgacaccttcacaatttggagccatggagaggaagaactcagcaagttcctggaccatcttaacagcatccacccaaacatccaattcaccatggaaaaagaaaaggaaggaaaactgccatttctagatgttctggtcatccgcaaacccaatcaacaattgggccacacagtttacagaaaacctacacacacagatagataccttcataaaaactccaaccatcacccaagtcaaaaaaggagcacaatcaaagccctgacagaccgtgcacaaagaatctgcgaacctcacctcctccaaggtgaactcaaccacctaaactgggctctacaggccaatggatactccaccacagacatcagaagagctgcaaggccaagaacaagccatgagagtcaagacaaagatccacccagaggaaaggtgttcttaccatacatcaagggaactactgaccgcatagggaagctgatgaagaagcacaacctacaaactatctacagacccacgaagaaaatccaacaaatgctacggtcagcgaaggacaagagggatcctctctcttctgcaggagtctaccggataccatgcagctgtggacaagtctacatagggaccaccaaacgcagcgcccaaacaagagtcaaagaacatgaaaggcactgcagactaattcaaccagagaaatcagccatagcagagcatttgatgaaccagcctggacacagaatactatttgagaacacaaaaatgctggaccattctaacaactatcatgtcagactacacagagaagccattgaaatccacaagcatgtggacaacttcaacagaaaggaagaaaccatgaaaatgaacaaaatctggctaccagtattacaaaactcaaaaatcagaacagtaaataaaaagcaatactctgaaaacagagggtttccagacatgaatcaaccaagggcagttaacgactctaaacaaaggatgccccagaggcaggaagaagacagcagataa
- the LOC134299499 gene encoding uncharacterized protein LOC134299499, which produces METARILRNAKLPPSNITRKERQAIKDLNSDPEIIILPADKGNATVIMETKQYKEKIRQLLDPTIYKKLKQDPTNKITRKTNTLIKNSSINFDIRQQLCKSEALPPRLYGLPKIHKDSIPLRPIVSAIGSPTYNLAKFLATQLQTHIGLTAHYIKDSTHFIEKISNLNLSTKDILISFDVVSLFTKVPVADTLTLIKQNFPEDITALFHHCLTTSYFQWDTGFYEQKDGVAMGSPLSPVVANFYMEYFEKQALETAPKKPTVWFRYVDDTFTIWSHGEEELSKFLDHLNSIHPNIQFTMEKEKEGKLPFLDVLVIRKPNQQLGHTVYRKPTHTDRYLHKNSNHHPSQKRSTIKALTDRAQRICEPHLLQGELNHLNWALQANGYSTTDIRRAARPRTSHESQDKDPPRGKVFLPYIKGTTDRIGKLMKKHNLQTIYRPTKKIQQMLRSAKDKRDPLSSAGVYRIPCSCGQVYIGTTKRSAQTRVKEHERHCRLIQPEKSAIAEHLMNQPGHRILFENTKMLDHSNNYHVRLHREAIEIHKHVDNFNRKEETMKMNKIWLPVLQNSKIRTVNKKQYSENRGFPDMNQPRAVNDSKQRMPQRQEEDSR; this is translated from the coding sequence atggaaacagcaaggatcctgagaaatgcaaaactcccccccagcaacataacgagaaaagaaagacaggccatcaaagatctcaactcagatcctgaaatcatcattcttccagctgacaaggggaatgccacagtaatcatggaaacaaaacaatacaaagaaaaaatcagacaacttctagatcccacaatttacaagaaactgaaacaagaccccactaacaaaatcaccagaaaaacgaacactctaatcaagaactcctccattaactttgacatacgccaacagctgtgcaaatcagaagccctcccacccaggctttacggactccccaaaatccacaaggactccatcccactcagacccattgtaagtgccattggatcgccgacttacaacctggcaaaatttctggctacacagctacaaacccacattgggctcactgcacattatatcaaggactctacacactttatagaaaagatcagcaacctcaatctaagcaccaaggacatcctgatcagctttgatgtggtgtccctttttaccaaagtcccagtagctgacaccctcacactaatcaaacaaaacttcccagaagacatcacagccctgtttcaccattgcctcaccactagctactttcagtgggacactggattctatgaacagaaggatggagtggccatggggagccctctcagcccagtagtagcaaatttctatatggaatactttgaaaaacaggcccttgaaacagcaccaaaaaagccaactgtttggttcagatacgtagatgacaccttcacaatttggagccatggagaggaagaactcagcaagttcctggaccatcttaacagcatccacccaaacatccaattcaccatggaaaaagaaaaggaaggaaaactgccatttctagatgttctggtcatccgcaaacccaatcaacaattgggccacacagtttacagaaaacctacacacacagatagataccttcataaaaactccaaccatcacccaagtcaaaaaaggagcacaatcaaagccctgacagaccgtgcacaaagaatctgcgaacctcacctcctccaaggtgaactcaaccacctaaactgggctctacaggccaatggatactccaccacagacatcagaagagctgcaaggccaagaacaagccatgagagtcaagacaaagatccacccagaggaaaggtgttcttaccatacatcaagggaactactgaccgcatagggaagctgatgaagaagcacaacctacaaactatctacagacccacgaagaaaatccaacaaatgctacggtcagcgaaggacaagagggatcctctctcttctgcaggagtctaccggataccatgcagctgtggacaagtctacatagggaccaccaaacgcagcgcccaaacaagagtcaaagaacatgaaaggcactgcagactaattcaaccagagaaatcagccatagcagagcatttgatgaaccagcctggacacagaatactatttgagaacacaaaaatgctggaccattctaacaactatcatgtcagactacacagagaagccattgaaatccacaagcatgtggacaacttcaacagaaaggaagaaaccatgaaaatgaacaaaatctggctaccagtattacaaaactcaaaaatcagaacagtaaataaaaagcaatactctgaaaacagagggtttccagacatgaatcaaccaagggcagttaacgactctaaacaaaggatgccccagaggcaggaagaagacagcagataa